A window from Bordetella petrii encodes these proteins:
- a CDS encoding HAD family hydrolase, whose product MTVLRFQAVLFDCDGVLVDSEPITARVLAAMLGELGWPITPDDALRIFVGKTVQDEAPLIQARTGFALTAEWQAEFRARRNQALEQDLQAIAGAPQAVQALHGLLGGRIAVASGADLAKIELQLRKVGVYDYFAGRFFSGQALPRNKPAPDVYLAAADALGVAPERCAVVEDTVTGATAGVAAGATVFGYSPGGPGHDSTRALLRAGVAQVFHDMRALPALLAQAA is encoded by the coding sequence ATGACTGTTTTACGTTTCCAGGCCGTACTGTTCGATTGCGATGGCGTGCTGGTCGATTCAGAGCCCATCACGGCGCGCGTGCTGGCCGCCATGCTGGGCGAGCTGGGCTGGCCGATCACGCCAGACGATGCGCTGCGCATCTTCGTCGGCAAGACTGTCCAGGACGAGGCGCCCCTGATCCAGGCGCGCACCGGCTTTGCCCTGACTGCCGAATGGCAGGCGGAATTCCGCGCCCGGCGCAACCAGGCCCTGGAACAAGACCTGCAAGCCATTGCCGGCGCGCCGCAGGCGGTGCAGGCGCTGCATGGCCTGCTGGGCGGGCGCATCGCGGTGGCGTCGGGCGCCGACCTGGCCAAGATCGAACTGCAGCTGCGCAAGGTGGGCGTGTACGACTACTTTGCGGGGCGGTTCTTCAGCGGCCAGGCCCTGCCCCGCAACAAGCCCGCGCCCGATGTCTACCTGGCGGCGGCCGATGCCCTGGGCGTGGCGCCGGAACGATGCGCGGTGGTGGAAGACACGGTAACCGGGGCGACCGCCGGCGTGGCCGCGGGCGCGACCGTGTTTGGCTACAGCCCGGGCGGCCCCGGCCACGACAGCACCCGGGCCTTGCTGCGGGCCGGCGTGGCCCAGGTGTTCCATGACATGCGCGCACTGCCCGCGCTGCTGGCGCAGGCGGCATGA